A portion of the Bubalus kerabau isolate K-KA32 ecotype Philippines breed swamp buffalo chromosome 1, PCC_UOA_SB_1v2, whole genome shotgun sequence genome contains these proteins:
- the LOC129641930 gene encoding olfactory receptor 10H3-like, with protein sequence MYLFTLLGNLLIMGTIWREHSLHTPMYLFLCALSISEILFTVAVTPRMLVDMLSTHRSITFVACASQMFFSFTFGFTHSFLLMIMGYDRYVAICHPLRYNVLMSTRDCARLVSWCWTGGSVMGMMLTLIIFHLTFCGSNVIHHFLCHVFALLKLACGEETATVSMAVILLCVTALMGCLFLIFLSYVFIVAAILRIPSTEGRHKTFSTCVSHLTIVVVHYGFASIIYLKPKGAHSMDSNTLMATTYTVFTPFLSPIIFSLRNKELKNAIQRSFRRTFCPLSS encoded by the coding sequence ATGTACCTGTTCACACTGCTGGGGAACCTGCTCATCATGGGCACCATCTGGAGGGAGCAcagcctccacacccccatgtacctCTTCCTGTGCGCCCTCTCCATCTCCGAGATCCTGTTCACTGTTGCGGTCACCCCTCGAATGTTGGTGGACATGCTCTCCACCCACCGCTCCATCACCTTTGTGGCCTGTGCCAGCCAGATGTTCTTCTCCTTTACATTTGGCTTCACCCACTCCTTCCTGCTCATGATCATGGGCTacgaccgctatgtggccatctgccaccCCCTGCGCTACAACGTGCTCATGAGCACTCGTGACTGTGCCCGTCTGGTGTCCTGGTGCTggactggtggctcagtcatgggGATGATGTTGACATTGATAATTTTTCACCTCACCTTCTGTGGGTCTAATGTGATTCACCATTTTCTCTGTCACGTGTTTGCCCTCTTGAAGTTGGCCTGTGGGGAGGAGACAGCCACTGTCTCCATGGCTGTGATTCTGCTTTGCGTCACGGCCCTGATGGGGTGCTTATTCCTCATTTTCCTCTCCTATGTCTTCATCGTGGCTGCCATCCTGAGGATCCCCTCCACTGAGGGCCGGCACAAGACCTTCTCCACCTGTGTCTCCCACCTCACCATAGTGGTCGTGCACTACGGTTTTGCCTCCATCATCTACCTCAAGCCCAAAGGCGCCCATTCCATGGACAGTAACACGCTCATGGCCACCACCTACACAGTCTTCACCCCCTTTCTTAGCCCCATCATTTTCAGCCTCAGGAATAAGGAGCTGAAGAATGCCATACAGAGAAGCTTCCGCAGAACCTTCTGTCCCTTAAGTTCCTGA